CCCTCCCAGGGGAGAGTTGGAGTGGGGTCGTCACGGTCTACCCGAAACCCTGTTCCCCCACACTCAATCCAGCACCCGCCTCCCATAAGCAAAGTGATCCCCCCAGTACGGCCCGTCGATGTCGTCCAGCCGCACCGTGCCGCCGCTGTTCGGTGCATGCACGAAGCGTCCCTTGCCCACGTACACGCCGACATGGCTGATCGCGCCGCCGATGTCGAAGAACACCAGGTCGCCGCTGGCCAGTTGGGTCATCTTGCGCACCTTCTTGCCATCCGCCGCCATCTCGTGGGAGGTGCGCGGCAGCTTGATGCCGGTGGCAGTGCGATAGATGTAGTCGACCAGGCCGCTGCAGTCGAAACCGCCCGCCGGGGTGTTGCCGCCCCAGCGATACGGCGTGCCGACCAGTCCGATCGCGCGGAACAGGATGTCGTTCGCCTCGCCGGCGCTGGCCGCCGAGGGCGCGCGCGGCGGCAGGTCGGCCAATGCGGAGTGCGAGGTCTTGTAGGCGGGTTGCGGCCGGCGTGGATTGCCGGAGCAGGCGGCCAGCGCGGCTATCGCCAACATCGGCAAGGCAAGATGCGCAGCTCGTGAGAGCGTGCGCGAGGCGACATGGCTGGCGGCGGGCTGCGGACTCACAAGACAACCTCGGCAGGGATGTGCCGAGGTTATCAATTCAATAATTCACATGCAAATCAAAAGGATTTTCAGCTTTTTGAATTTTGTTTCTCAGCTTCACCCCTGCCCGGGCCGTCGGTGAGAGGGGCCAGCATGAATTTCACGGGTACGCGCGCGTAGCCTTCGATCGGCTTGCCATCCTTCATCTGCGGGTTGAAACGCCATTGCCTGGCCGCGTTGGTCGCCGCCGCGATGAGGTCGCCGGATACCGTGCTGCTGTACTGCGGATCGTAGGTGATGCTGCCCACCGTGCCGTCGGCATGAACCAGGACCTTGAGCACGACCGTGCCTTGTTCGTGGTTCTTGATCGATGCGGCCGGATACCGCGGTTGCATGTTCACGTTGTGGGCGATGTCCGAGGACGCACTCTGGTCGGATGCCGGAGTGGACTGGGCCTGCGCGACCAGCGTGCTGCCGGCCATCAGCGCCGCCAATCCGAAGTAGCCGATGCAACGGCGCAGTGCACCGGGACGATGACGCTGGATCATGATGAGTCGCTCCTTCAGTTGTGGCTCGGCGAGCCAGGGGATCAAGGCCGGCACGGGCGAGCTGGCGGCACTGTGCATGAGGACATTGGCGTAGCCGGATTCGTCCTGCGGCGCCAGGCGCAGCACGCGTGCATCGCATGCCAGTTCCTGGTCGAGCCGAAACCGCGGCAAGGCAAGCCAGGCCAGCGGGTGGAACCACAGCAGGGCCGAGGCGATTTCGGCGAGCAGGTTCCACAGCACATCGCCGCGACGCAGGTGGGCCAGTTCATGGCGCAGGATCAGTTGCCGTTCGGCGGCGCTGAAGCGCTGCATGAAATCCGCCGGCAGCAGCAGCAACGTGCGCCGTGCCGATGGCAGCAGGGCCGGGCCCGCCGGGTGCAGTCGCAGGCGGGAGCCATCGAGCGCCTTCATATCCCGCCGCAACGCCGTCAGCATGGACTCGGGCAGGCGACGACTTTGTCGATGCAGGCGAATGAGATGCACGAGAAGTCGCAGCAGGCACACCGCGGTGCCGGCCAGCCATGCCGGGTACAGCCATGGAGCGATGGATCGCGGCTGGAACGGCGCAGCCAGACCGGTATCCGGGCCGGGAAGCACCTGCAAGGTCGGCAGCGTGATCCAGTGGATCGGTGCCGCGGGCAGCCAGGGAAGACTGGCCAGCAATGGTGGCAGCAGCCATAACAGGAACGCAGGGTCGGCACCGAATGCCCGGCGCAATGGGCGGCGCGCCAGCAATACGAGAACCATGCCGACGGTCGTCAGGAGCAGGGAGCGTAGTACGGTCGCTTCCATGTCAGTGCTCCTTCTTCTCGATCGCATCGAGCAGCTTGCGCAACTCGGCGATGTCCTTCGCGCCCAGTTTCTCGTGCGCGCTGAAATGCACGAGCAGCGGCGAAAGCCGGCCACCAAACACCCGGTCGAGCAGGCTGCGGCTTTCCTGCGATTGCCATTGCTCGCGCGTCAACGCGGGCGAATACAGATAGCGCCGGCCATCCTTTTGTGCCGTTGCCGCACCCTTGCCCAGCAAGCGGTTGAGCAGGGTGCGGATGGTCTTCTCGTGCCAGTCGCTGTCCAGCTGGAGTGCGGCCACGATGTCTTCGGAGCTTTGCGGCGCCTTGCGCCACAACACTTCCATCACCCGGCTTTCGGCTTCGCTGATCGGCGGAAATGGTCGGGTCATGGCGCGTCCTTTGGATTACATTTGTAGTTCACCAAAGACTACATGCGTAATCCGGGCAGCGCAAGTGGTTCCCATGGGCCTCTTCGGATCGAAAACCCGCAATCTCTCAGTGCCTTTCAACGGTGATGGTCTGTGTGGTCAAGGTCTGTCCGTTGAGGCCCCAGGCGCGTAGCCGATAGCGACCCGGGCGCAGGTACAGCTTCGACACGACATCGCCTTGCATGAAGGCGTAGCGATCGGCGGCGACCGCCGTGTCCGGTTCGTCGAAGACGTGGGCGTCGATCACGCAGGGGAACGTCACCTTGCACAGCGACGAGCGAATGGGGTAGGGCGCCCGATCGCTTTCCTGGGCCAGCCAGTCGGGGCGCAGTCTGACGATCGGGTCCGGCAGCATGAGGTGGTCGCGATCGGAGCTGTGCACATTCGAGGTCGGCCGATAGAGGCCGCTTTCGCCAAAGCGGTGGGTGCCAGCGGGCAACAGCACGTTCATCTCGTATGCGTCCGGGTTGTCGCTCCAGGGCTTGCCGGTCGTGCGGCTGATCAGCACGATGGGCCCTGAAGAGGGAAAGGCCCTGACCAGTTGCCGATATGCATCATCCTCGGAAGGGATCTGCTCGCGGAACCGGGTCTGATCGATGGACAGTGGCTCGATGCCACTCAATTGCTGCAGACGGGCCGCCATCGGTTGGGTATTGCCAAGACGGCCCCTTGCCTTGTCGATATGCGCATAGCCTGCATGAACCAGGACTTTTGCGTGCGGGTCCCGGGCGAACGTCCTTCGGTACAGGTTGTCGGCCTGCCTGGACTCCCGATCGGTCTGCGAGCTGGCATCCACGTCATAGGGGACCAGGGTGTAGCCCAGACGAATCGCCGTCCGGACGATTTCGCCGTAAGTCGGCTCATGCAGGTATTGCGTTCCGCTGTCCTCAATGGGGTAGCCGCGCTGCATCAGCTGCGTATCCTTGTCCGACAGGGCCTCGATGGCCAGGTAGTCGAAGCCGAGCGCGCGCAGGCGCGGCAGCAGGGCCAGAGTCAGCAACCGGGTATGGGCGTCGTGATGTGCCTCGTTCACCATCACCAGGCGGCGATCCCTGGCCATGCCGGTGATGGCATCCACGGCATCTGTGGAAGTCCAGTCGGTCGGCGTCGGCAAGCTGGCATCCGCCGGAATGTGGCTCTTCAACGGAAAGTCGAACAGGGCCTCGTTGTAAAGGCCCAGCTCGTTCTCGACCGACGCAAACATCTGCAGGGCCAGCTGTTGGTCCGCCTTCGGGAGCTTCGACGCTTCTTTCAGCAGGTACATGTAGCGCGCCAGGTCGTTGGGCTGTTGCTGGGCCTCGCGGAACATCGTGCTGGCAGCCGGGCTGAAATTCTGCGCGGAGGAAGGCGCAGCCAGTGATATGGCAGCGCAAAACGTCACCGACGCGATACGGGAAGACATCCGGTTCGGCATGGCGGAACCCTCGGGGATGACCCGTTGCCAGCGTGCTCCCGAAGCCGTCGCCAGACAAGTACCCGACAGGCTCGAACGGCATCATGCCTCGATACGGTGCCGGTTTTTTCCGTCCCTGGATGAAGCCCTTCCGGAAGGCATGGGTACAATGCCCGGATGACGACTTTCACCTTGCGGCGCGGCCGCATGCCGCTGTTGATCAGCCTGCCGCACGACGGCGCCTTCATTCCCGCCGGACTCGCGGCGCGCATGCATCCTGCCGCGCGGCGATCGCCGGATACGGACTGGCATGTGGGACGACTGTACGAACCGCTGGCGCAGGCGCTGGGCGCCAGCGTGCTGAAACCGCAGGCATCCCGTTACGTGGTTGACCTGAATCGTCCCGCCGATGGCCATGCCCTGTACCCGGGGCAGCGCGAGACGGGGCTGGTGTCGACCATCGGCTTCGATGGCGAGGCTCTCTATCGCGACGGGCTGGAACCGGATCAGGAAGAAGTCCGGCGCCGGATCGACGAATACTGGCTCCCCTATCACGACGCCCTGGCACAGGAACTGGCCCGGTTGCGTACCGAGCATGGTCGGGTGGTGCTGTGGGAAGGGCATTCCATCCGCAGCCAGGTACCCATGCTGTTCGAGGGGCGCTTGCCGGATTTCAACCTCGGCACGGCGAGCGGAGCCAGTTGCACGCCGGCCCTGCAGGAACGCCTGCAGTCCTGCCTGGCTTCGCAGTCACGCTTCAGCTTTGCGGTCAACGGACGCTTCAAGGGCGGCTACATCACCCGCCATTACGGCGCGCCGGAGACGGGCGTGCAGGCGGTGCAACTGGAACTGGCCCAGCTCAACTACATGGACGAAGAGAGCTTTGCCTACGACGAGGCCAGGGCATCGTCGGTGCAGGAACTGATCGGGCTGTTGCTGCAGGCCTGCCTGGCCTGAGGGAGCGCTTGCGCCCGGACACGCTGCCGCGGATCAGTGCGGCTCGGCGGGAAGGGCGGCCACGCACTTCAGCTCGATCGCGATCGGCGTCGGCAGGGCCACGATGCCCACCGTGGTGCGACAGGCATCCACGCCGGCGAAGCACTCCGCATACAGCCGGTTGTAGGTCGCGAAATCGCGCTGCATGTCGGTGAGGAAGACCGTCACGTCGACCAGGTCGGTCCAGGCCGCGCCGCTGGCTTCCAGCACGGCTCGCACATTGGCGAATACCTGGCGGCATTGCGCCTCGATGTCGTAGTCGACCAGCCGGCCGTCGGCGTCGAGCACGTTGCCGGGAATCGCGTTGCTGCCGGGCTGGCGAGGGCCCACTCCGGACAGGAACAGCAGGTTGCCGACCCGCCGCGCGTGCGGATACGCGCCCACCGGCGCCGGCGCTGCGTCGGTGCGGATGGCCGCGCCGCTCATGCCGCGCCTTCCCAGCGGCGGGTCAGTTCGGTGACCGCCTCGTGATAGGCGTCGGGCAGTTGCTCGCGGCCACGCACGTCGAGACCGAGATCGTGGATATG
This is a stretch of genomic DNA from Rhodanobacter sp. FDAARGOS 1247. It encodes these proteins:
- a CDS encoding TonB family protein, whose product is MAGFRRCSCISARTRNWARRTSPSCASCSMRSRRRSTDMEATVLRSLLLTTVGMVLVLLARRPLRRAFGADPAFLLWLLPPLLASLPWLPAAPIHWITLPTLQVLPGPDTGLAAPFQPRSIAPWLYPAWLAGTAVCLLRLLVHLIRLHRQSRRLPESMLTALRRDMKALDGSRLRLHPAGPALLPSARRTLLLLPADFMQRFSAAERQLILRHELAHLRRGDVLWNLLAEIASALLWFHPLAWLALPRFRLDQELACDARVLRLAPQDESGYANVLMHSAASSPVPALIPWLAEPQLKERLIMIQRHRPGALRRCIGYFGLAALMAGSTLVAQAQSTPASDQSASSDIAHNVNMQPRYPAASIKNHEQGTVVLKVLVHADGTVGSITYDPQYSSTVSGDLIAAATNAARQWRFNPQMKDGKPIEGYARVPVKFMLAPLTDGPGRGEAEKQNSKS
- a CDS encoding BlaI/MecI/CopY family transcriptional regulator, whose amino-acid sequence is MTRPFPPISEAESRVMEVLWRKAPQSSEDIVAALQLDSDWHEKTIRTLLNRLLGKGAATAQKDGRRYLYSPALTREQWQSQESRSLLDRVFGGRLSPLLVHFSAHEKLGAKDIAELRKLLDAIEKKEH
- a CDS encoding RidA family protein translates to MSGAAIRTDAAPAPVGAYPHARRVGNLLFLSGVGPRQPGSNAIPGNVLDADGRLVDYDIEAQCRQVFANVRAVLEASGAAWTDLVDVTVFLTDMQRDFATYNRLYAECFAGVDACRTTVGIVALPTPIAIELKCVAALPAEPH
- a CDS encoding C40 family peptidase — its product is MLAIAALAACSGNPRRPQPAYKTSHSALADLPPRAPSAASAGEANDILFRAIGLVGTPYRWGGNTPAGGFDCSGLVDYIYRTATGIKLPRTSHEMAADGKKVRKMTQLASGDLVFFDIGGAISHVGVYVGKGRFVHAPNSGGTVRLDDIDGPYWGDHFAYGRRVLD
- the hutG gene encoding N-formylglutamate deformylase, with translation MTTFTLRRGRMPLLISLPHDGAFIPAGLAARMHPAARRSPDTDWHVGRLYEPLAQALGASVLKPQASRYVVDLNRPADGHALYPGQRETGLVSTIGFDGEALYRDGLEPDQEEVRRRIDEYWLPYHDALAQELARLRTEHGRVVLWEGHSIRSQVPMLFEGRLPDFNLGTASGASCTPALQERLQSCLASQSRFSFAVNGRFKGGYITRHYGAPETGVQAVQLELAQLNYMDEESFAYDEARASSVQELIGLLLQACLA